Proteins from a single region of Streptococcus mitis:
- a CDS encoding FtsX-like permease family protein has product MFSKLVSRNSKRDRKNNGLYFSSMVLSIISFYIILSLSHQDVMHFLKQIESDAVNKLFSMIPILYVATLFILFFLVYFSSSMQIERRKHEFGVYLTLGMRRSKLFLLLLLEDLRNSVLALGIGLPISILISELISLITAKIVGLGIIEHQFSLSTTALLYTVIGFLAVKLAVFVLLSTKTANMEIGNLLAYSPSGMKKLLPKGVYLLASVLGILLLGTAYYMGMSGQAWENVITMGITVLLGTLGTILLFFGMRLFIDFLVKLGNNRKLHAYNFRQIQELVIQRSTILAVCSLLIFSALCLFGAGVAIASGNPGNQTHVLDYTFRDSKQETDENLDVNAVKKELEAAGLVSQFSKILQIKVGQTKEHESVSFEEVIKELKNQKDNKNKEVLLHKFKQSTNFHLIPVSEYNELKKAANLPPLELTNKEAYLYMGKDFLPDESLVNSVLKTKPQIKVMGNDVKLIGEVESLPIVTDHEITLSVALIVPDEIFMSYTDGRYSNYVSGILAPELVKEKGLMRAISDTNEKLNQTSLGYESYIQNMGRQLFYIISASYVTIYLSIIFLVVANTIIGVQFLMGQRQSYRRYQTLIHLGANYETLCKSSEKQVNWYFGLPIALALISSSFGVSSLLIGIVPTSARMVMGHRFITAMLIVLLLAGFEVIYIRIVKKNSNKYLLSLMEPKRDE; this is encoded by the coding sequence ATGTTTTCTAAATTAGTCTCAAGAAATAGCAAGAGAGATCGAAAAAATAACGGCTTGTATTTCAGTTCTATGGTTCTGTCTATTATCTCCTTTTACATCATCCTTTCTTTGTCTCATCAAGATGTGATGCACTTTCTAAAACAAATAGAAAGTGACGCTGTAAATAAACTCTTTAGCATGATTCCCATTCTTTATGTAGCAACGCTCTTTATTCTCTTTTTTCTAGTCTACTTCTCAAGCAGTATGCAGATAGAAAGGAGAAAACATGAATTTGGTGTCTATCTCACACTGGGCATGCGAAGAAGCAAACTCTTCTTACTGCTCCTACTCGAGGATTTGAGAAACAGTGTCCTTGCCCTTGGAATAGGCCTTCCTATTTCCATCTTAATTTCAGAATTGATTAGCCTAATAACCGCTAAAATTGTGGGACTAGGGATTATTGAACATCAATTTTCTCTATCTACCACAGCTCTACTCTATACAGTCATCGGCTTCCTAGCCGTAAAATTAGCTGTTTTTGTCCTTTTAAGTACAAAGACTGCCAATATGGAAATCGGAAACCTGCTCGCCTATTCTCCTTCTGGGATGAAGAAACTACTCCCCAAGGGGGTGTACCTTCTTGCTTCTGTCCTCGGAATTTTGCTTCTAGGAACAGCCTATTACATGGGTATGAGTGGACAAGCTTGGGAAAATGTCATAACAATGGGCATCACCGTTCTCTTAGGAACTCTGGGAACTATCCTACTCTTCTTTGGTATGCGTTTATTTATAGACTTTTTGGTCAAGCTTGGAAACAATAGAAAACTTCATGCCTATAATTTTAGACAGATTCAGGAATTAGTTATCCAACGCTCAACTATACTGGCTGTCTGCTCCCTCTTAATTTTCTCTGCCTTGTGCCTCTTTGGAGCAGGTGTGGCCATTGCAAGCGGCAATCCAGGCAATCAAACCCACGTATTGGATTATACATTTAGAGATAGCAAGCAGGAAACAGATGAAAATCTTGATGTAAATGCAGTTAAAAAAGAGCTTGAAGCTGCCGGACTAGTATCACAGTTTTCAAAGATTCTGCAAATTAAAGTAGGCCAAACTAAAGAACACGAATCCGTGTCCTTTGAAGAGGTCATCAAGGAGTTGAAAAATCAAAAAGACAACAAGAACAAGGAAGTTTTGCTTCATAAATTTAAACAGTCTACTAATTTCCACCTCATACCAGTTTCCGAATACAATGAACTTAAAAAGGCTGCCAATCTTCCCCCTCTAGAACTAACTAATAAGGAAGCATATTTGTATATGGGGAAAGATTTTCTGCCAGATGAAAGTCTCGTCAACTCTGTCCTAAAGACAAAACCTCAAATCAAAGTCATGGGAAATGATGTAAAATTGATTGGCGAGGTGGAGTCTTTGCCAATCGTAACGGATCATGAGATAACCCTCTCTGTCGCTCTCATAGTTCCAGATGAGATTTTTATGAGCTATACAGACGGTCGCTATTCGAACTATGTTAGCGGTATCTTGGCTCCTGAGCTAGTCAAGGAAAAAGGCTTGATGAGAGCTATCTCAGATACCAATGAAAAGCTAAATCAAACCTCTCTTGGCTATGAAAGCTATATACAAAATATGGGAAGACAATTGTTTTACATTATCTCTGCCAGCTATGTCACCATCTATCTGTCTATCATCTTCCTTGTTGTCGCAAATACAATTATCGGCGTTCAGTTTTTGATGGGACAAAGACAATCCTATAGACGATACCAGACCTTAATCCATCTTGGTGCCAACTACGAAACTCTTTGTAAATCGTCAGAAAAGCAAGTCAACTGGTATTTCGGTCTACCAATAGCCCTTGCACTTATCAGTAGTAGCTTCGGAGTGAGCTCCCTCCTCATAGGAATAGTGCCCACTAGCGCAAGAATGGTTATGGGGCATAGATTTATCACAGCCATGCTGATCGTACTGCTGTTAGCTGGCTTTGAAGTCATCTATATCAGAATTGTAAAGAAAAATAGCAACAAGTACTTATTGTCATTAATGGAACCCAAAAGAGATGAATAA
- a CDS encoding ABC transporter ATP-binding protein gives MDTILRVESLKKYYGKGPNITKALDSISFQVVKGEFLGIMGSSGSGKTTLLNCLATIIKPTDGSIQMQGKDLSQLKGNHLADYRGKEIGYLFQNFELLDNLTAKENILLPLSLHKVDANESKVRLELLSQYLDISELLNKFPSQLSGGQRQRVAAARALILDPKIVFADEPTGALDSKNATILMQKLSEMNQVEETTILMVTHDSVAASFCNRILFIQDGKLFHEIRRDYPRESQEDFYHRILKVMAALAGGDGNVF, from the coding sequence ATGGACACAATTTTACGAGTAGAATCATTAAAAAAGTATTATGGGAAAGGTCCCAATATTACCAAAGCCTTGGATAGCATATCTTTTCAAGTTGTAAAAGGTGAGTTCTTAGGAATTATGGGGAGTAGCGGTTCTGGGAAAACAACTCTTCTTAACTGTCTCGCTACTATTATCAAGCCAACTGATGGCTCTATTCAAATGCAAGGAAAAGATTTAAGTCAGTTAAAAGGGAACCATTTGGCTGATTATCGTGGCAAGGAAATTGGCTATCTCTTCCAGAATTTTGAGCTTTTGGACAATCTGACTGCCAAAGAGAATATTTTACTTCCCTTATCTTTGCACAAGGTCGATGCTAATGAAAGCAAGGTTCGGTTAGAATTGCTTTCCCAGTATCTGGATATTTCTGAACTTCTAAATAAGTTCCCATCTCAATTATCAGGTGGTCAACGGCAAAGGGTAGCTGCTGCGCGCGCCTTAATTTTAGACCCTAAGATTGTATTTGCGGACGAGCCCACAGGGGCTTTGGATTCAAAAAATGCGACCATTTTGATGCAAAAATTATCCGAAATGAATCAAGTGGAAGAAACCACCATTCTCATGGTGACTCACGATTCCGTAGCAGCTAGCTTTTGCAACCGCATCTTGTTTATCCAAGATGGAAAACTATTCCATGAAATCCGTCGCGATTATCCAAGAGAAAGTCAAGAAGACTTCTACCACAGAATACTAAAGGTCATGGCTGCACTAGCTGGAGGTGATGGTAATGTTTTCTAA
- the guaA gene encoding glutamine-hydrolyzing GMP synthase has translation MSNISTDLQDVEKIIVLDYGSQYNQLISRRIREIGVFSELKSHKISAAEVREINPVGIILSGGPNSVYEDGSFDIDPEIFELGIPILGICYGMQLLTHKLGGKVVPAGDAGNREYGQSTLTHTPSALFESTPDEQTVLMSHGDAVTEIPSDFVRTGTSADCPYAAIENPDKHIYGIQFHPEVRHSVYGNDILRNFALNICKAKGDWSMDNFIDMQIQKIRETVGDKRVLLGLSGGVDSSVVGVLLQKAIGDQLICIFVDHGLLRKGEADQVMDMLGGKFGLNIVKADAAKRFLDKLAGVSDPEQKRKIIGNEFVYVFDDEASKLKDVKFLAQGTLYTDVIESGTDTAQTIKSHHNVGGLPEDMQFELIEPLNTLYKDEVRALGTELGMPDHIVWRQPFPGPGLAIRVMGEITEEKLETVRESDAILREEIAKAGLDRDIWQYFTVNTGVRSVGVMGDGRTYDYTIAIRAITSIDGMTADFAKIPWDVLQKISVRIVNEVDHVNRIVYDITSKPPATVEWE, from the coding sequence ATGAGCAACATTTCAACTGATTTGCAAGATGTAGAAAAAATCATCGTATTGGACTATGGTAGCCAATACAACCAGCTGATTTCACGCCGTATCCGTGAGATTGGCGTTTTTTCAGAACTAAAGAGCCATAAAATTTCAGCTGCTGAAGTTCGTGAAATCAATCCTGTAGGAATTATCCTATCAGGTGGTCCAAACTCTGTATACGAAGATGGTTCATTCGATATTGACCCAGAAATCTTCGAACTCGGAATTCCTATTTTGGGAATTTGTTACGGTATGCAGTTATTGACCCATAAACTTGGAGGAAAAGTTGTTCCTGCAGGTGACGCTGGGAATCGTGAATACGGTCAATCCACTCTTACTCACACACCATCAGCTCTTTTTGAATCAACACCTGATGAACAGACTGTTCTGATGAGCCATGGTGATGCGGTTACTGAGATTCCTTCTGACTTTGTTCGTACAGGTACATCAGCTGACTGCCCATACGCAGCCATCGAAAATCCAGATAAACACATTTACGGTATCCAGTTCCACCCAGAAGTTCGTCATTCTGTATACGGAAATGATATCCTTCGTAATTTTGCTCTTAACATTTGTAAGGCTAAAGGCGATTGGTCAATGGATAATTTCATTGATATGCAGATCCAAAAAATTCGTGAAACCGTCGGTGATAAACGTGTCCTTCTTGGTTTATCAGGTGGAGTTGACTCATCTGTCGTTGGGGTTCTTCTTCAAAAAGCGATCGGCGATCAATTGATCTGTATCTTCGTAGACCACGGTCTTCTTCGTAAAGGTGAAGCTGATCAAGTTATGGACATGCTCGGTGGTAAGTTTGGTTTGAATATCGTCAAAGCAGACGCTGCTAAACGTTTCCTTGACAAACTTGCTGGCGTTTCTGACCCAGAACAAAAACGTAAAATCATCGGTAATGAATTTGTGTATGTATTTGATGACGAGGCAAGTAAGCTCAAAGATGTGAAATTCCTTGCTCAAGGTACCTTATATACAGACGTTATCGAGTCTGGTACAGATACAGCTCAAACTATCAAGTCACACCACAACGTGGGTGGTCTTCCAGAAGACATGCAGTTTGAATTGATTGAACCACTCAACACTCTCTATAAAGACGAAGTTCGTGCCCTTGGTACAGAGCTTGGTATGCCAGACCATATCGTATGGCGCCAACCATTCCCAGGACCAGGACTTGCTATCCGTGTTATGGGTGAAATCACTGAAGAAAAGCTAGAAACAGTTCGTGAGTCAGACGCTATTCTTCGTGAGGAAATTGCTAAAGCAGGTCTTGACCGCGATATCTGGCAATACTTCACAGTTAATACAGGTGTTCGTTCAGTTGGTGTTATGGGTGATGGTCGTACTTATGATTACACAATCGCCATTCGTGCTATCACTTCTATCGATGGTATGACAGCTGACTTTGCAAAGATTCCTTGGGATGTCCTTCAAAAGATTTCTGTACGTATCGTAAACGAAGTAGACCATGTTAACCGTATCGTCTACGATATTACAAGTAAACCACCTGCAACTGTTGAGTGGGAATAG
- a CDS encoding GntR family transcriptional regulator, whose amino-acid sequence MLPAYMKIHDQIKKDIDDHRWAIGERLPSERDLAEQFEVSRMTLRQAVSLLVEEGVLERRVGSGTFVSSTRVQEKMRGTTSFTEIVKSQGKVPSSQLISYRKTIPNEQEVAKLGISPTENIIRMERVRYADKVPLVYEVASIPEKFIKDFKKEEITSHFFQTLQKHGYRIGKSQQTIYARLAKEKIAHYLEVERGHAILGLTQVSYLEDGTAFEYVKSQYVGERFEFYLENN is encoded by the coding sequence ATGCTACCTGCTTATATGAAAATCCATGATCAGATTAAAAAGGATATTGACGATCACCGTTGGGCTATTGGGGAGAGGCTTCCTAGTGAACGAGATTTAGCAGAGCAGTTTGAGGTCAGTCGCATGACCCTCCGCCAAGCTGTATCTCTATTAGTTGAAGAAGGTGTCTTAGAGCGCCGCGTAGGAAGTGGCACCTTTGTTTCCAGTACTCGGGTACAAGAAAAGATGCGAGGGACAACCAGTTTTACTGAAATTGTTAAGTCCCAAGGCAAAGTCCCCTCTAGCCAGCTTATTTCCTACAGAAAAACTATTCCCAATGAGCAGGAAGTTGCTAAGCTAGGAATTTCTCCAACGGAGAATATTATCCGAATGGAGCGGGTTCGCTATGCCGACAAAGTTCCTCTGGTTTATGAAGTTGCTTCTATTCCTGAAAAATTCATTAAGGATTTTAAAAAAGAAGAAATCACCAGTCATTTCTTCCAAACCCTGCAAAAACACGGCTACCGTATCGGTAAATCACAACAGACTATTTATGCTCGCCTTGCTAAAGAAAAGATTGCTCACTATTTGGAAGTTGAAAGAGGACATGCTATTCTTGGATTAACCCAGGTTTCCTACCTGGAAGATGGGACAGCTTTTGAATACGTGAAAAGTCAGTATGTCGGCGAACGTTTTGAATTTTACCTTGAAAATAACTAG
- a CDS encoding peptidase U32 family protein has product MTKTLKRPEVLSPAGTLEKLKVAVQYGADAVFIGGQAYGLRSRAGNFTFEQMEEGVQFAAKYGAKVYVAANMVMHEGNEAGAGEWFRKLRDIGIAAVIVSDPALIMIAATEAPGLEIHLSTQASATNYETLEFWKELGLTRVVLAREVSMEELAEIRKRTDVEIEAFVHGAMCISYSGRCTLSNHMSMRDANRGGCSQSCRWKYDLYDMPFGKERKSLKGEIPEEFSMSAVDMSMIDHIPDMIENGVDSLKIEGRMKSIHYVSTVTNCYKAAVDAYLESPEKFEAIKQDLIDEMWKVAQRELATGFYYGTPSENEQLFGARRKIPEYKFVAEVVAYDDATQTATIRQRNVINEGDQVEFYGPGFRHFETYIEDLHDAKGNKIDRAPNPMELLTIKVPQPVQAGDMVRALKEGLINLYKEDGTSVTVRA; this is encoded by the coding sequence ATGACAAAAACATTAAAACGTCCTGAGGTTTTATCACCTGCTGGGACTTTAGAGAAGCTAAAGGTAGCTGTTCAGTATGGAGCAGATGCTGTCTTTATCGGTGGTCAGGCCTATGGTCTTCGTAGCCGTGCAGGAAACTTTACCTTTGAACAGATGGAAGAAGGCGTGCAGTTTGCGGCTAAGTATGGAGCTAAGGTCTATGTAGCTGCCAATATGGTTATGCACGAAGGAAATGAAGCTGGTGCTGGTGAGTGGTTCCGTAAACTGCGTGATATCGGGATTGCAGCAGTTATCGTATCTGACCCAGCCTTGATTATGATTGCAGCAACAGAAGCACCAGGTCTTGAAATCCACCTCTCTACCCAAGCAAGTGCCACTAACTATGAAACTCTTGAGTTCTGGAAAGAACTAGGCTTAACTCGTGTCGTTTTGGCGCGTGAGGTTTCAATGGAAGAATTGGCAGAAATTCGCAAACGTACAGACGTTGAGATTGAAGCCTTTGTTCATGGAGCTATGTGTATTTCCTACTCAGGTCGCTGTACGCTTTCAAATCACATGAGTATGCGTGATGCTAACCGTGGTGGTTGCTCTCAGTCTTGCCGTTGGAAGTACGACCTTTACGATATGCCATTTGGGAAAGAACGCAAGAGCTTGAAAGGTGAGATTCCTGAAGAATTTTCTATGTCAGCTGTTGACATGTCCATGATTGACCATATCCCAGATATGATTGAAAATGGTGTGGACAGTCTAAAAATCGAAGGACGCATGAAGTCTATTCACTATGTTTCAACAGTAACTAACTGTTATAAGGCGGCTGTTGATGCTTATCTAGAGAGTCCAGAGAAGTTTGAAGCTATCAAGCAAGACTTGATTGATGAGATGTGGAAGGTTGCCCAGCGTGAATTAGCAACAGGTTTCTACTACGGTACACCATCTGAAAATGAGCAGTTGTTTGGTGCTCGTCGTAAAATTCCTGAGTATAAGTTTGTCGCTGAAGTGGTTGCTTATGATGATGCGACGCAAACAGCAACCATTCGTCAACGGAACGTCATTAATGAAGGAGACCAAGTTGAGTTTTATGGCCCAGGTTTCCGTCATTTTGAAACGTATATCGAAGATTTACATGATGCCAAAGGCAATAAAATCGACCGTGCTCCTAATCCAATGGAACTCTTGACTATCAAGGTTCCACAACCTGTTCAAGCTGGAGACATGGTTCGAGCTCTCAAAGAAGGTCTCATCAATCTTTATAAGGAAGATGGAACCAGCGTCACAGTGCGTGCTTAA
- a CDS encoding F0F1 ATP synthase subunit C: MNLTFFGLCLACMGVSLGEGMLMNGLLKSVARQPDIISELRSLMILGVAFIEGTFFVTLVFSFIIK; the protein is encoded by the coding sequence ATGAATTTAACATTTTTCGGTCTATGTCTTGCCTGTATGGGTGTATCTCTTGGTGAAGGTATGTTGATGAACGGTTTGTTGAAATCAGTTGCTCGCCAACCAGATATCATCTCAGAACTACGTAGTTTGATGATCCTAGGGGTTGCCTTTATTGAAGGTACTTTCTTCGTTACTCTTGTCTTTTCATTTATCATCAAATAA
- the atpB gene encoding F0F1 ATP synthase subunit A: MEESINPTINIGPVTFNLTIVVLTLLTVALIFGFIYWATRNMTLRPTGKQNVLEYLFDFVVGFTKSNLGPMIKDYSLFYFCLFLFMAIANNIGLMARIQTTDGVNLWTSPTANLSFDLVLSFTIILMTHVEGIRRRGIKKYLKAFVTPGFMTPMNLLEEVTNLLSLALRVFGNIFAGEVMASMLVLLSHQAFYWYPIAFGTNLIWTAFSVFISCVQAYVFTLLSSMYLGNKINDEE; encoded by the coding sequence ATGGAAGAAAGTATTAATCCAACCATCAATATTGGTCCTGTTACCTTTAATTTAACCATAGTAGTTTTGACTTTGTTGACTGTAGCACTTATTTTTGGCTTTATTTATTGGGCAACTCGAAATATGACTTTGAGACCCACAGGAAAACAAAATGTATTAGAGTATTTATTTGATTTTGTTGTTGGATTTACAAAATCAAACCTTGGTCCAATGATAAAGGATTATTCTCTCTTTTATTTCTGTTTATTCCTATTTATGGCCATTGCAAATAATATTGGCTTAATGGCTAGAATTCAGACTACAGATGGTGTAAATCTTTGGACCTCACCAACAGCAAATTTGTCATTTGACTTGGTCTTGTCTTTTACAATTATCTTAATGACCCACGTAGAAGGAATTCGTCGTCGTGGAATCAAAAAGTATTTAAAAGCATTTGTAACACCAGGTTTTATGACACCAATGAATCTCTTGGAAGAAGTTACCAATCTCCTTTCACTTGCATTGCGGGTCTTTGGTAATATCTTTGCAGGGGAAGTGATGGCAAGTATGTTAGTCCTACTTTCTCATCAGGCCTTCTATTGGTATCCTATTGCTTTTGGAACAAATCTAATCTGGACTGCATTTTCTGTTTTTATTTCTTGTGTACAAGCATATGTATTTACATTGTTATCTTCAATGTACCTAGGAAATAAAATTAATGATGAAGAATAG
- the atpF gene encoding F0F1 ATP synthase subunit B: MNVTVGELLGDFILIAGSFILLLVLVKKYAWSNLTSIFEQRAEKIAADIDGAEQARQKAEVLAQKREDELAGSRKEAKTIIENAKETAEKSKASILADAKLEAGRLKEKANQEIAQNKAEALQSVKGEVADLTISLAGKIISQNLDGHAHKELIDQYIDQLGEA, from the coding sequence ATGAATGTAACAGTAGGTGAATTACTTGGTGATTTTATACTAATCGCTGGTTCCTTTATTCTCTTGCTAGTCTTGGTTAAGAAATACGCTTGGTCAAATTTGACTAGTATTTTCGAACAAAGAGCAGAAAAAATTGCAGCAGATATTGACGGAGCTGAACAAGCACGTCAAAAAGCAGAAGTATTGGCTCAGAAACGCGAAGATGAATTGGCTGGTAGCCGTAAAGAAGCTAAGACAATCATTGAGAATGCGAAAGAAACAGCTGAGAAAAGCAAAGCTAGTATTTTAGCAGATGCTAAGCTAGAAGCAGGACGCTTGAAAGAAAAAGCGAACCAAGAAATTGCTCAAAATAAAGCTGAAGCTTTACAAAGCGTTAAGGGTGAGGTAGCAGATTTGACAATCAGCTTGGCTGGTAAAATCATCTCACAAAACCTTGACGGTCATGCCCATAAAGAACTCATTGATCAGTATATCGATCAGTTAGGAGAAGCTTAA
- a CDS encoding F0F1 ATP synthase subunit delta, with the protein MDKKTVKVIEKYSMPFVQLVLEKGEEDRIFSDLAQIKQVAEETGLPSFLKKVAVDESDKEKTIAFFQDSVSTLLQNFIQVLIYNHRANLFYDILVDCLNRLEKETNRFEVTITSAHPLTDEQKSRLLPLIEKKMSLKVRSVKEQIDESLIGGFVIFANHKTIDVSIKQQLKVVKENLK; encoded by the coding sequence ATGGACAAGAAAACAGTAAAGGTAATTGAAAAATACAGCATGCCTTTTGTCCAATTGGTTTTAGAAAAAGGAGAAGAAGACCGTATCTTTTCAGACTTAGCTCAAATCAAGCAAGTTGCTGAAGAAACAGGCTTACCTTCTTTTTTAAAAAAAGTGGCAGTAGACGAGTCTGACAAGGAAAAAACGATTGCGTTCTTCCAAGATTCAGTGTCGACTTTATTGCAAAACTTTATTCAGGTTCTTATCTACAATCACAGAGCAAATCTTTTTTATGATATTCTTGTAGATTGCTTGAACCGACTTGAAAAAGAAACAAATCGATTTGAAGTGACGATTACGTCAGCTCATCCTTTAACTGATGAACAGAAGAGTCGCTTGCTCCCTTTGATTGAGAAAAAAATGTCTCTTAAAGTAAGGAGTGTAAAAGAACAAATCGATGAAAGTCTTATTGGTGGTTTTGTCATTTTTGCCAATCACAAGACAATTGATGTGAGTATTAAACAACAACTTAAAGTTGTTAAAGAAAATTTGAAATAG
- the atpA gene encoding F0F1 ATP synthase subunit alpha, protein MAINAQEISALIKQQIENFKPNFDVTETGVVTYIGDGIARAHGLENAMSGELLIFENGSYGMAQNLESTDVGIIILGDFTDIREGDTIRRTGKIMEVPVGESLIGRVVDPLGRPVDGLGEIHTDKTRPVEAPAPGVMQRKSVSEPLQTGLKAIDALVPIGRGQRELIIGDRQTGKTTIAIDTILNQKGQDMICIYVAIGQKESTVRTQVETLRQYGALDYTIVVTASASQPSPLLFLAPYAGVAMAEEFMYQGKHVLIVYDDLSKQAVAYRELSLLLRRPPGREAFPGDVFYLHSRLLERSAKVSDELGGGSITALPFIETQAGDISAYIATNVISITDGQIFLGDGLFNAGIRPAIDAGSSVSRVGGSAQIKAMKKVAGTLRIDLASYRELEAFTKFGSDLDAATQAKLNRGRRTVEVLKQPVHKPLPVEKQVTILYALTHGFLDTVPVDDIVRFEEEFHVFFDAQHPEILETIRDTKDLPEEAVLDAAITEFLNQTSFQ, encoded by the coding sequence TTGGCAATTAACGCACAAGAAATCAGCGCTTTAATTAAGCAACAAATTGAAAATTTCAAACCCAATTTTGATGTGACTGAAACAGGTGTTGTAACCTATATCGGGGATGGTATCGCGCGTGCTCACGGCCTTGAAAATGCCATGAGTGGAGAGTTGTTGATTTTTGAAAACGGCTCTTATGGTATGGCTCAAAACTTGGAGTCAACAGACGTCGGTATTATCATCCTAGGTGACTTTACTGATATCCGTGAAGGCGATACAATCCGCCGTACAGGTAAAATCATGGAAGTCCCAGTAGGTGAAAGTCTGATTGGTCGTGTTGTGGACCCACTTGGTCGTCCAGTTGACGGCCTTGGAGAAATCCACACTGACAAAACTCGTCCAGTAGAAGCACCAGCTCCTGGTGTTATGCAACGTAAGTCTGTATCAGAACCATTGCAAACTGGTTTGAAAGCTATTGACGCCCTTGTACCGATTGGTCGTGGTCAACGTGAGTTGATTATCGGTGACCGTCAGACAGGGAAAACAACTATTGCGATTGATACAATCTTGAACCAAAAAGGTCAAGATATGATCTGTATCTATGTAGCGATTGGACAAAAAGAATCAACAGTTCGTACACAAGTAGAAACACTACGTCAGTACGGTGCCTTGGACTACACAATCGTTGTGACAGCCTCTGCTTCACAACCATCTCCATTGCTCTTCCTAGCTCCTTATGCTGGGGTTGCCATGGCGGAAGAATTTATGTACCAAGGTAAGCATGTTTTGATCGTTTATGATGATCTTTCAAAACAAGCGGTAGCTTATCGTGAACTGTCTCTCTTGCTTCGTCGTCCTCCAGGTCGTGAAGCCTTCCCAGGGGATGTTTTCTACCTTCACAGCCGTTTGCTTGAGCGTTCAGCTAAAGTTTCTGATGAGCTTGGTGGTGGATCGATTACAGCCCTACCGTTTATCGAGACACAAGCAGGAGATATCTCTGCCTATATCGCAACCAACGTGATTTCAATCACTGATGGACAAATCTTCCTTGGTGATGGTCTCTTCAATGCGGGTATTCGTCCAGCCATTGACGCGGGTTCATCTGTATCTCGTGTAGGTGGTTCTGCACAAATTAAAGCCATGAAGAAGGTTGCTGGTACACTTCGTATCGACCTTGCTTCATACCGTGAGTTGGAAGCCTTCACTAAATTTGGTTCTGACTTGGATGCAGCAACACAGGCTAAGTTGAACCGTGGACGTCGTACAGTTGAGGTCTTGAAACAACCTGTTCATAAACCATTACCTGTTGAGAAACAAGTAACCATTCTCTATGCTTTGACACATGGTTTCTTGGATACCGTTCCTGTAGATGATATTGTTCGTTTCGAGGAAGAGTTCCATGTCTTCTTTGATGCTCAACATCCAGAGATTTTGGAAACCATTCGTGATACAAAAGACTTGCCAGAAGAAGCAGTCTTGGATGCTGCGATTACAGAGTTTCTCAATCAAACCAGCTTCCAATAA
- a CDS encoding F0F1 ATP synthase subunit gamma, translating to MAVSLNDIKTKIASTKNTSQITNAMQMVSAAKLGRSEEAARNFQVYAQKVRKLLTDILHGNGAGSSTNPMLISRPVKKTGYIVITSDRGLVGGYNSSILKAVMELKEEYHPDGKGFEMICIGGMGADFFKARGIQPLYELRGLADQPSFDEVRKIISKTVEMYQNELFDELYVCYNHHVNTLTSQMRVEQMLPIVDLDPNEADDNYSLTFELETSREEILEQLLPQFAESMIYGAIIDAKTAENAAGMTAMQTATDNAKKVINDLTIQYNRARQAAITQEITEIVAGASALE from the coding sequence ATGGCAGTATCTCTAAATGATATTAAAACAAAAATCGCCTCAACAAAAAATACGAGTCAAATCACTAATGCCATGCAGATGGTATCAGCTGCTAAGCTAGGTCGTTCTGAAGAAGCTGCTCGCAACTTCCAAGTTTATGCTCAGAAAGTTCGTAAACTTTTGACGGATATTCTTCATGGTAATGGAGCTGGTAGTTCAACCAATCCGATGTTGATTAGCCGTCCAGTTAAGAAGACAGGCTATATCGTCATTACTTCAGACCGCGGTTTGGTTGGAGGTTATAATTCCTCTATTCTGAAAGCCGTTATGGAGCTGAAAGAAGAATACCATCCAGACGGTAAAGGTTTTGAAATGATCTGTATTGGTGGAATGGGAGCTGATTTCTTTAAAGCTCGTGGTATTCAACCACTTTATGAACTACGTGGCTTGGCAGATCAACCAAGCTTTGATGAAGTTCGTAAGATTATTTCAAAAACTGTTGAAATGTACCAAAATGAACTTTTTGATGAACTCTATGTCTGCTATAACCATCATGTCAATACGCTAACCAGTCAAATGCGTGTGGAACAAATGCTTCCAATTGTTGACTTGGATCCAAATGAAGCAGATGACAATTACAGCTTGACCTTTGAATTGGAAACTAGCCGTGAAGAAATTTTGGAGCAGTTGTTGCCTCAGTTTGCAGAAAGTATGATTTATGGTGCTATTATCGATGCTAAGACAGCTGAAAATGCTGCTGGTATGACAGCCATGCAAACAGCGACAGATAATGCTAAGAAAGTCATTAATGATTTGACAATTCAGTATAACCGTGCCAGACAGGCGGCGATTACACAAGAAATTACAGAAATCGTAGCAGGAGCTAGTGCCTTAGAATAG